From a region of the Canis lupus dingo isolate Sandy chromosome 5, ASM325472v2, whole genome shotgun sequence genome:
- the NUTF2 gene encoding nuclear transport factor 2: MGDKPIWEQIGSSFIQHYYQLFDNDRTQLGAIYIDASCLTWEGQQFQGKAAIVEKLSSLPFQKIQHSITAQDHQPTPDSCIISMVVGQLKADEDPIMGFHQMFLLKNINDAWVCTNDMFRLALHNFG; encoded by the exons ATGGGAGACAAGCCAATTTGGGAGCAGATTGGATCCAGCTTCATTCAGCATTACTACCAGTTATTTGATAACGACAGAACCCAACTAGGCGCAATTTAT atTGATGCATCATGCCTTACGTGGGAAGGACAGCAGTTCCAGGGGAAAGCTGCCATTGTGGAGAAGTTGTCT agcCTTCCGTTCCAGAAAATCCAGCACAGCATCACGGCACAGGACCATCAGCCCACGCCAGATAGCTGCATCATCAGCATGGTAGTGGGCCAGCTCAAG GCTGATGAAGACCCCATCATGGGGTTCCACCAGATGTTCCTATTAAAGAACATCAATGATGCTTGGGTTTGCACCAATGACATGTTCAGGCTTGCCCTGCACAACTTCGGCTGA